In one Brevibacillus composti genomic region, the following are encoded:
- a CDS encoding gluconate 2-dehydrogenase subunit 3 family protein, whose protein sequence is MAQTDERQEQAVSRRKFLKNSGLVLGGLVIGGVAGSLLKTQGPPVPQAAPAAPDFNQALMYFTPEQFRVVDAATERIFPEDENGPGARALGAAYFIDHQLSGDWGFNARDYMQGPFFPGEATQGYQGRLKRREIFDIGIQEMNNYSTSKFGKRFYELEADQQDAVLKAFETNEVKLTTISASGFFQMLRASTLEGIYADPLYGGNKNMDGWRLKRYPGNQMAYTQVIEQDQFVKMDPKSLRDHQHG, encoded by the coding sequence TTGGCACAGACAGATGAAAGACAAGAGCAGGCCGTATCAAGACGAAAATTCTTGAAAAACTCCGGTTTGGTTCTGGGCGGCCTGGTGATTGGCGGCGTGGCGGGCAGCTTGCTGAAAACGCAGGGACCTCCTGTTCCGCAGGCGGCTCCGGCAGCTCCGGATTTTAACCAGGCGCTGATGTATTTCACTCCTGAGCAATTCCGCGTGGTAGATGCAGCGACGGAACGGATTTTTCCAGAGGATGAAAACGGCCCAGGAGCGAGGGCATTGGGGGCCGCTTATTTTATCGACCACCAACTGTCGGGAGATTGGGGATTTAACGCCCGCGATTACATGCAGGGGCCTTTTTTTCCGGGTGAAGCCACGCAGGGCTACCAAGGCAGGCTGAAACGCCGGGAAATTTTCGATATTGGGATACAGGAGATGAACAACTACAGCACGTCCAAATTCGGCAAGCGTTTTTACGAGCTGGAGGCGGATCAGCAGGATGCGGTGCTGAAGGCCTTTGAGACGAATGAGGTCAAGCTGACGACGATCTCCGCCAGCGGTTTTTTCCAGATGCTGCGCGCATCTACGCTGGAAGGGATTTATGCCGATCCGCTCTACGGAGGCAACAAAAACATGGACGGCTGGAGGCTGAAACGCTATCCGGGCAACCAGATGGCCTACACGCAGGTGATCGAGCAAGATCAGTTCGTCAAAATGGACCCTAAAAGCTTACGAGACCATCAGCATGGATAG
- a CDS encoding energy-coupling factor transporter transmembrane component T family protein, with product MKHAHPSFVLLSFILLGTLPFLFQDPRFLAAALLINVLLIAKLGWNRSMVKGYLLIGGVGAVFAAITWLPFTNLGKPYWSSTIPWIGYPVQITDTGVLWALGMGLRLANVALLSMYYLFQSSPREIAMGLRGLGLPFSISYMLSLIFRFIPLVKRDLATIREAQMVRGLELGEGSLSERLRKYGFVLVPLIFSSLKRVQLIANALDAKGFQMRNSRHRFYRMPKWKTGERVILLLGLAVVMTLFYFARIHPEHVGVLIPGRI from the coding sequence ATGAAACATGCCCATCCTAGCTTTGTGCTGCTGTCCTTTATCCTCTTGGGGACATTGCCGTTTCTATTCCAGGACCCGCGCTTTCTCGCTGCGGCCCTATTGATCAATGTTCTCTTGATCGCCAAACTGGGCTGGAATCGCTCGATGGTAAAGGGGTATCTCCTGATCGGTGGAGTCGGGGCCGTCTTTGCCGCCATCACTTGGCTGCCGTTCACAAACCTGGGCAAGCCTTACTGGAGCAGTACGATTCCCTGGATCGGCTATCCGGTTCAAATCACGGACACAGGTGTTCTCTGGGCGCTGGGGATGGGGCTCAGGCTGGCAAATGTCGCGCTGCTGTCGATGTACTATCTGTTCCAGTCCAGTCCCCGGGAGATTGCCATGGGGCTGCGGGGGCTCGGCCTGCCGTTTTCCATCAGCTACATGCTGTCGCTGATCTTCCGCTTTATCCCTCTGGTCAAGCGCGATTTGGCGACGATCCGCGAGGCACAGATGGTGCGGGGGCTGGAATTGGGAGAGGGCTCCCTCTCGGAAAGACTGCGGAAGTACGGATTTGTCCTCGTTCCCCTGATCTTCAGCTCGCTCAAGCGCGTGCAGTTGATTGCCAATGCACTCGATGCCAAGGGTTTTCAGATGAGAAACAGCCGTCACCGCTTTTACCGTATGCCCAAGTGGAAAACAGGCGAGCGGGTCATCCTGCTGCTGGGCTTGGCGGTCGTCATGACCCTGTTTTACTTTGCGCGCATCCATCCCGAGCATGTGGGTGTGCTGATTCCCGGAAGAATCTGA
- a CDS encoding GMC family oxidoreductase gives MARRLPKVDVVIVGVGWGGGIIASELTKQGLTVVGLERGKERKTEDYYMVHDELRYALRYELMQDLSKETITFRSNTRIRALPMRQYGSFLIGTGLGGAGVHWNGQTFRFLPYDFEIRSKTIERYGEDKIPEGMTIQDWGITYEEMEPYYDRFEKMAGISGEENPLGGKRSSPYPTPPMKQTPAIKLFAEAAKKLKLNPYMMPSANLSQAYTNEDGVSRAACQYCGYCERFGCEYGAKADPVVTVIPVAKKTGKFEIRTHSYVRRILHTGNRATGVLYTDTTTGEEIEQPADIVVLTSYVFNNVRLLLLSNLGRPYDPATGKGVIGKNYAYQVIRGGATGFFEDREFNLYAGAGALGITLDDYNGDNFDHSDLKFLHGASISLSQTGLRPIANNPVPSGTPNWGKEFKAASLKYFYRTLGVGAQGASMPFRHHFLDLDPTYRDVFGDPLIRITFDFEEQDRQLAAFTADKCGQILKEMGATHVDVRRELGPYDITPYQSTHNTGGVIMGASPDTSAVNNYLQMWDVENLFVVGATAFPHNSGYNPTDTVGALAYRAAEGIAKYAKGNGGLLV, from the coding sequence ATGGCACGCAGACTGCCGAAAGTGGATGTCGTCATCGTCGGTGTCGGATGGGGCGGGGGGATCATCGCCTCAGAATTGACCAAGCAGGGCTTGACTGTGGTCGGGCTGGAGCGTGGAAAAGAGCGGAAGACGGAAGACTACTACATGGTCCACGACGAATTGCGCTACGCCCTCCGCTATGAATTGATGCAGGACTTGTCCAAGGAAACGATTACCTTCCGCAGCAATACGCGGATTCGCGCGCTGCCGATGCGGCAGTACGGTTCTTTTCTGATCGGGACCGGTCTGGGGGGAGCGGGTGTCCACTGGAATGGACAGACCTTCCGCTTTTTGCCCTATGATTTCGAAATTCGCAGCAAAACCATCGAACGATACGGGGAGGACAAGATCCCCGAAGGCATGACGATTCAGGACTGGGGCATCACCTACGAGGAGATGGAGCCGTATTATGACCGATTTGAGAAGATGGCAGGGATCTCCGGGGAGGAAAATCCACTAGGGGGCAAGCGCTCCAGCCCATATCCAACCCCGCCGATGAAGCAGACGCCTGCGATCAAGCTGTTTGCCGAAGCCGCCAAAAAGCTCAAGCTGAATCCGTACATGATGCCGTCAGCCAACCTCTCGCAGGCGTACACCAACGAGGATGGCGTCTCCCGTGCAGCCTGCCAGTATTGCGGATACTGCGAGCGTTTTGGCTGCGAGTACGGGGCAAAGGCCGATCCGGTCGTGACCGTCATCCCGGTCGCGAAAAAGACAGGCAAATTCGAGATTCGCACGCATTCGTACGTGCGGCGCATCCTGCATACCGGCAACCGGGCGACGGGCGTCCTGTACACGGATACGACGACGGGTGAAGAGATCGAGCAGCCCGCAGACATCGTCGTGCTGACCAGTTACGTATTCAATAACGTCAGATTGCTCCTGCTGTCCAATCTCGGACGGCCGTATGACCCGGCAACCGGGAAGGGCGTCATCGGCAAAAACTATGCCTACCAGGTCATCCGCGGCGGAGCGACAGGCTTTTTCGAGGACCGGGAATTTAATCTGTACGCAGGCGCCGGTGCGCTCGGCATCACCCTGGATGACTACAACGGGGACAACTTTGACCACTCCGATCTCAAGTTCCTGCACGGAGCCAGCATCAGCTTGTCGCAAACCGGGCTTCGTCCGATCGCCAACAATCCGGTGCCGTCCGGGACGCCGAACTGGGGCAAAGAGTTCAAGGCCGCTTCGCTCAAGTATTTTTACCGGACGCTGGGAGTGGGAGCGCAGGGGGCCTCGATGCCGTTCCGCCACCACTTCCTCGATCTTGATCCCACGTACCGCGACGTATTTGGCGATCCGCTGATCCGCATCACCTTTGACTTCGAGGAGCAGGATCGGCAGCTCGCTGCTTTTACGGCGGACAAATGCGGGCAGATTCTCAAGGAGATGGGCGCGACGCATGTGGACGTGAGGCGGGAGCTGGGTCCCTACGACATCACGCCCTATCAATCCACGCACAACACCGGCGGGGTGATCATGGGGGCATCGCCGGACACCTCGGCTGTGAACAATTACCTGCAAATGTGGGATGTAGAAAACCTCTTCGTGGTCGGGGCTACGGCGTTTCCGCACAACAGCGGCTACAACCCGACGGATACGGTCGGCGCACTGGCCTACCGGGCAGCAGAGGGTATCGCGAAGTACGCAAAAGGAAACGGCGGACTGCTGGTCTAA